The Primulina eburnea isolate SZY01 chromosome 8, ASM2296580v1, whole genome shotgun sequence genome contains a region encoding:
- the LOC140839501 gene encoding nonsense-mediated mRNA decay factor SMG7-like yields the protein MMTILMDNNKEKSSSIEGVQRLFNKNVELENKRRKAAQARIPSDPNTWQHMRENYEAIVLEDHAFSEQHDIEYTLWQLHYRRIEELRTLFNAALASAGAASQNGKGQVRDGPDRLTKIRSQLKTFLSEATGFYHDLMLKIRAKYGLPLGFFSDDSDNQIPVSKDGEKSSEQKKGLMSCHRCLIYLGDLARYKGLYGEGDSKARDFTAASSYYMQASSLWPSSGNPHHQLAILAGYSNDELISIYRYFRSLAVDNPFITARDNLIIAFEKNRLNYTQLLGDAKVTSTKTTPSRIPGKGRGKGEARQSYKENNRVSTNSVKERASNKSDLFKAFVTRFVRLNGILFTRTSLETFPEVFSMVKNDLLELLSSGPDEFTFGSDNSECKLTIVRLVAIVIFTVHNLNKDNENKSYADILQRSVLLQNAFTATFEFMGFMLERCYQLNDPASSFLLPGIMVFVEWLACRHDVAVCCELEEKQVNARTFFWNKCISLLNKLLSSGYLFLNEDEDETCFSNMSKYDESETANRLALPEDFELRGFLPLIPAQLILDFSRKHSFGKKEKSSRIQRIIASGKALTNVVRIGEEGFYFDPKLKEFVIGVEPQISDDYLFSSPLESNVNDNSGRQMDLNAVPQFEGGVEVEDEDEDEVIVFKPSTIEKHFEDFASKFTSSQVLASVGGAGPIALGCENGTLSVGDDSLLVQNVISASMIPPTTFANGTAQYLQPVQTSTSKWVVDQAQIMKGLAQLHLMENESSLRSELEDQFRTSQTATLSVPYPQCFNVSTGYNHPISIPETTLPSKFDSIIFSGATSDNLPVKQSSIIPTGLKKNPVSRPVRHLGPPPGFGYVPPKAADESLNMALKNENPPNPQMDDYSWLDGYHFPSSDKSVGFSNSLNLVGPTFHSVSNSNDSSSIASFPFPGKQSSTLQVHSENQKSLGDYQFSENMKLYDKQQQQSHNRNQLPIGPVQQHKGSSGNQQTFGPAQQYQGQSLWDGRFFV from the exons ATGATGACCATTCTGATGGATAACAACAAAGAAAAAAGTTCCTCAATAGAAGGTGTTCAGCGCCTCTTTAACAAG AATGTCGAATTGGAAAATAAACGAAGAAAAGCAGCACAGGCCAGGATCCCTTCAGACCCTAACACATGGCAACACATGCGAGAAAATTATGAAGCAATTGTCCTTGAAGATCATGCTTTCTCTGAGCAACATGACATAGAATATACTTTGTGGCAGCTCCATTATAGGAGGATCGAGGAGCTGAGGACACTCTTCAACGCAGCTCTAGCATCCGCAGGAGCCGCATCCCAAAATGGGAAAGGTCAAGTTCGTGACGGACCTGATCGACTTACAAAGATCCGTTCCCAGCTTAAGACTTTCCTTTCTGAGGCGACTGGATTTTATCACGATTTGATGTTGAAGATTAGAGCAAAATATGGTCTGCCACTGGGATTCTTTTCTGATGATTCTGATAATCAGATTCCGGTGTCAAAAGATGGAGAAAAATCTTCTGAGCAGAAAAAAGGCTTGATGTCCTGTCATCGTTGTTTGATTTATCTTGGGGATCTTGCTCGTTACAAGGGCTTATATGGCGAAGGAGATTCTAAAGCTCGGGATTTTACGGCTGCATCTAGTTATTATATGCAAGCTTCTTCACTCTGGCCTTCAAGTGGTAATCCACATCATCAG CTTGCTATACTTGCTGGATATTCAAATGATGAGCTGATATCCATATATCGCTATTTCCGAAGTCTAGCTGTTGATAACCCTTTTATTACTGCAAGAGATAATTTGATAATTGCATTTGAGAAG AATCGGCTAAATTATACCCAACTTCTTGGTGATGCTAAAGTTACTTCAACGAAGACAACACCTTCAAGAATTCCTGGGAAAGGAAGAGGCAAAGGGGAAGCAAGACAATCTTATAAAGAGAACAATCGGGTATCTACTAATTCAGTTAAGGAAAGAGCCTCAAATAAATCTGATCTCTTCAAAGCCTTTGTCACGCGATTTGTTAGACTGAATGGAATTCTCTTTACTCGCACAAG CTTGGAAACTTTTCCGGAAGTGTTTTCAATGGTGAAAAATGATCTATTAGAACTTCTTTCTTCTGGGCCGGATGAGTTCACCTTTGGCTCAGATAATTCTGAGTGTAAGCTTACAATTGTCAGGCTGGTTGCCATTGTAATATTTACGGTGCACAACTTAAATAAGGATAATGAAAACAAATCATATGCTGATATACTACAGCGTTCAGTTTTACTTCAAAATGCTTTCACTGCTACCTTTGAATTTATGGGATTCATGCTCGAAAGGTGCTACCAGTTAAATGATCCAGCGTCGAGCTTTCTATTGCCTGGCATTATGGTTTTTGTAGAGTGGTTGGCCTGTCGTCATGATGTTGCTGTTTGCTGTGAGCTGGAGGAGAAACAAGTCAATGCAAGGACTTTTTTCTGGAACAAATGCATTTCCTTGTTAAACAAGCTCTTATCAAGTGGCTATTTGTTTCTGAATGAGGATGAAGATGAAACATGTTTTTCAAACATGAGCAAATATGATGAGAGTGAAACTGCAAATCGTCTTGCATTGCCCGAGGATTTTGAATTGAGAGGATTTCTTCCTCTCATTCCTGCCCAGCTTATCCTTGATTTTTCTAGGAAGCATTCTTTtggcaaaaaagaaaaaagttcTCGTATTCAACGGATCATTGCATCTGGAAAGGCTCTTACTAATGTAGTTCGGATTGGTgaggaaggattctattttgacCCCAAGTTGAAGGAATTTGTGATTGGCGTTGAGCCACAGATTTCTGATGATTATCTGTTTTCCAGTCCTCTGGAATCCAATGTAAATGACAACTCTGGGAGGCAAATGGATCTCAATGCTGTGCCACAGTTTGAGGGTGGTGTGGAAGTTGAGGATGAGGATGAGGATGAGGTTATTGTTTTTAAGCCTTCCACAATCGAAAAGCATTTTGAGGACTTTGCTTCAAAGTTTACTTCTTCACAGGTTCTTGCTTCTGTTGGGGGGGCTGGACCTATTGCTCTTGGGTGTGAAAATGGGACCTTGTCTGTTGGAGACGATAGTCTTCTAGTGCAGAATGTAATTAGCGCTAGCATGATACCTCCTACGACCTTTGCTAACGGCACTGCCCAGTATCTGCAGCCAGTCCAAACCAGCACATCAAAGTGGGTTGTAGATCAAGCtcaaattatgaaagggttGGCCCAGCTCCATTTAATGGAAAATGAGTCGTCTCTTAGGTCTGAGTTGGAAGATCAGTTTCGAACTTCTCAGACTGCTACTCTTTCTGTTCCCTACCCCCAGTGTTTCAATGTTTCCACCGGCTATAATCATCCAATTTCGATTCCAGAAACTACGTTGCCATCAAAATTTGACTCCATTATATTCTCAGGAGCAACCTCTGATAACCTGCCTGTGAAACAATCTTCAATAATTCCAACTGGCTTAAAGAAGAATCCAGTGAGTCGACCTGTTAGGCACCTTGGTCCGCCACCTGGTTTTGGTTATGTTCCTCCCAAAGCTGCGGATGAGTCACTGAATATGGCTTTGAAAAATGAAAATCCTCCAAACCCTCAAATGGATGATTACAGTTGGCTAGATGGTTATCACTTTCCATCATCTGATAAAAGTGTTGGATTCAGCAATTCTCTTAATCTAGTGGGACCTACATTCCATTCTGTGAGCAATAGCAATGATTCATCGAGCATAGCAAGTTTCCCTTTTCCTGGGAAGCAATCATCGACACTACAAGTTCATAGCGAAAACCAAAAAAGCTTGGGGGATTATCAGTTTTCAGAAAATATGAAGCTATACGACAAGCAGCAGCAACAATCTCATAACAGAAATCAACTGCCAATCGGACCTGTGCAGCAACATAAAGGATCATCTGGAAACCAACAGACATTCGGGCCTGCACAGCAGTATCAAGGACAGTCTCTCTGGGATGGTCGGTTCTTTGTGTGA
- the LOC140837931 gene encoding protein FAR1-RELATED SEQUENCE 5-like — translation MSNSKKSKKTNEIVWKKFVCFKEGHTDDIRWSKQTKKDQPRKERARGETRTGCLSKISVVKEQTGPGWVVSTFVESHNHSLSTPSKVHLLRSHRGISASKKMLSQQFAEANVPTCQQMRLFEIESGGPEHVGFIERDIRNYEQSVRDEHKGIDAETLVDFFESEKEKNSLFFFDYETDSDNRFTRCFWTDHVSRRAYTAFGDVVVFDTTYNTNKYGMIFAPFVGVNHHHQTILFGCGLLSDEKTDSFVWLLNKFLEAMCQGAPNLIITDQDPALTKAISQVFPRTTHRYCLWHILNKFSEKLNPMTFRDHYESIRNAILHSSTDEEFESSWEAAMSNANLEQHDWLSLMFDLRHKWVPAYFNHVFSAGMSSSQRSESSHAFFKRYISSKNSLMDFIIRFNKALRHQRHNELVADHVDMNERPKLQSKWPMESQMVTVYTKKKWLEFLEEMSQSHGYYVQTESVGNEFGIYKVMNFQASSSSKPRVLTHVIQGDDILCSCMKFQFEGIPCRHMLAFFRINQVFHLPDKYILKRWTQAAKNVEFFPTDEPNVVEAPERCLMSRHLRLSYKASALVDIASLTVEGTNFLNAQFDYIGNKMKDLNMTTTVSGGSQCRRATDRAVDIVDPQKIRTKGCGKRLKSSKEKATTQGRKCRGCGRRGVQHDKRNCPNLQDGSTINNKNEEESSDDEDFGSIDGSNNWI, via the exons ATGAGTAATAGCAAGAAAAgtaagaaaacaaacgaaattgTATGGAAGAAATTTGTATGCTTTAAAGAAGGGCATACAGATGATATTCGATGGAGCAAACAGACAAAAAAAGATCAACCAAGAAAAGAAAGAGCCCGTGGTGAGACTAGAACCGGATGTTTGTCCAAGATTTCAGTTGTCAAGGAACAAACAGGTCCGGGTTGGGTTGTCAGTACTTTCGTTGAAAGTCATAATCATTCATTATCGACTCCGTCGAAGGTGCATTTGTTACGCTCGCATCGCGGTATTTCTGCATCAAAAAAAATGTTGAGTCAACAATTTGCAGAAGCCAATGTGCCAACTTGTCAACAAATGAGATTATTTGAGATAGAGTCTGGTGGGCCTGAACATGTAGGTTTCATAGAAAGAGATATCAGAAACTACGAGCAAAGTGTTAGGGATGAGCATAAGGGTATTGATGCAGAAACATTGGTCGATTTCTTCGAATCTGAGAAAGAGAAGAATTCATTGTTCTTTTTTGATTATGAGACTGACTCGGACAACAGATTTACCAGGTGTTTTTGGACTGATCATGTGTCAAGAAGGGCATACACTGCTTTTGGTGACGTGGTTGTGTTTGATACTACATACAACACCAACAAATATGGGATGATTTTCGCACCATTTGTAGGagttaatcatcatcatcagaccaTTCTTTTTGGTTGTGGATTGTTGAGTGACGAAAAAACAGATTCTTTTGTTTGGTTGCTTAATAAATTCCTAGAAGCCATGTGTCAAGGTGCCCCAAACTTGATTATCACTGACCAAGATCCGGCTCTGACGAAAGCCATATCACAAGTTTTTCCTCGAACAACACATCGATATTGTTTGTGGCATATACTGAACAAATTCTCTGAGAAATTAAACCCAATGACTTTCCGTGATCACTACGAAAGCATAAGGAATGCCATTCTACATTCCTCCACAGATGAGGAATTTGAGAGTTCCTGGGAAGCTGCTATGTCTAATGCTAACTTGGAACAACATGATTGGCTGTCGTTGATGTTTGATTTGCGACATAAATGGGTGCcagcatattttaatcatgtatTTTCTGCGGGTATGTCAAGTAGTCAGCGGTCCGAAAGTTCACATGCTTTTTTCAAGAGATATATATCTAGCAAGAACTCATTGATGGATTTTATCATTCGTTTCAATAAGGCACTCCGGCACCAAAGACACAATGAGTTAGTTGCAGATCATGTCGATATGAATGAGCGTCCCAAGCTACAGTCCAAATGGCCAATGGAATCTCAGATGGTGACGGTTTACACGAAAAAGAAATGGTTGGAGTTTCTAGAAGAAATGAGTCAGAGTCATGGTTATTACGTGCAAACAGAATCTGTGGGAAATGAGTTTGGGATTTACAAGGTAATGAATTTTCAagcttcttcttcttcgaaacCAAGAGTGCTTACACATGTCATACAAGGGGATGATATATTGTGCAGTTGTATGAAATTTCAGTTTGAGGGCATTCCATGCAGGCATATGTTAGCATTTTTTCGTATAAACCAAGTCTTTCATTTGCCTGATAAATATATACTGAAACGTTGGACGCAAGCAGCAAAGAATGTAGAATTTTTTCCTACAGATGAGCCAAATGTGGTTGAAGCTCCAGAAAGATGTTTGATGTCAAGACATTTGAGGTTATCCTATAAAGCTTCTGCATTAGTTGATATTGCATCATTGACTGTTGAGGGAACAAATTTCTTGAATGCACAGTTTGATTATATTGGCAACAAAATGAAAGATTTGAATATGACTACAACAGTAAGCGGTGGAAGTCAATGTAGAAGAGCCACAGATAGGGCTGTTGATATCGTTGATCCTCAAAAAATTAGAACAAAGGGATGTGGGAAGAGATTAAAGTCATCAAAGGAGAAGGCAACCACACAGGGAAGAAAATGTCGTGGGTGTGGACGCCGAGGTGTGCAGCATGACAAGCGTAACTGTCCAAATTTGCAAGACGG GTCaactattaataataaaaacgaAGAAGAAAGCTCAGATGACGAAGATTTTGGATCGATAGATG GTTCTAACAACTGGATTTGA
- the LOC140839234 gene encoding uncharacterized protein At2g29880-like, with product MGDSQIKYNFWTTEESNELLKLMVDAAIRGWCDKNGMLNKRTVEKNILTTLNGKLGCEKTFAQYQSRLKWFKQRYNNYSKLTRHSSGFGWDPDTKKFTANDEVWDEYFKSHPKHEHYHIIGQALLKIMKI from the exons atgggcgattcacaaataaaatataatttttggaCGACTGAGGAGAGCAATGAATTATTAAAACTCATGGTTGATGCTGCCATCAGAGGATGGTGTGATAAGAATGGGATGCTGAACAAAAGAACAGTGGAAAAAAATATACTTACTACTCTTAACGGAAAACTGGGGTGTGAAAAGACTTTCGCACAATATCAAAGTCGTTTGAAATGGTTCAAACAACGATATAATAATTATTCTAAGCTTACACGTCATAGTTCTGGGTTTGGATGGGATCCTGATACAAAGAAATTCACGGCTAATGATGAAGTATGGGATGAATATTTTAAG TCTCATCCTAAACATGAACATTATCACATTATCGGACAAGCACTTTTGAAGATTATGAAGATTTGA